One segment of Sinorhizobium mexicanum DNA contains the following:
- a CDS encoding NrsF family protein, which yields MPRRYHRGIIFFSVIGFRPEIDTAVQTGRFLFKFVITIASAVSGAKVLFQIGRPSVPLRLSALSLLLPVGLAIGATIFELIVMPPETWSPSLSLGPLACFIYAMRNGAPERPGLAGAIA from the coding sequence TTGCCACGCCGCTATCATCGCGGGATCATCTTCTTTTCGGTGATCGGCTTTCGTCCGGAAATCGACACCGCCGTTCAAACGGGGCGGTTCTTGTTCAAGTTCGTGATCACCATTGCATCGGCCGTGAGCGGCGCCAAGGTCTTGTTTCAAATTGGTAGACCTAGCGTGCCTCTACGGCTCTCGGCCTTAAGTTTGCTGTTGCCCGTTGGATTGGCGATCGGAGCTACGATTTTTGAGTTGATTGTGATGCCACCCGAAACTTGGTCTCCGTCACTGTCCCTCGGGCCGCTCGCGTGCTTTATCTATGCAATGCGCAACGGCGCACCCGAGCGGCCGGGTCTTGCCGGCGCAATTGCATGA
- a CDS encoding NrsF family protein, with the protein MKTKDLIKLIAEDTRRPVNLRLTLLAAITGGASIAAAAFFSAIGFRHDIGQAIETVRFVFKFFVTLSLLATAAALLAPVIRPGQDPVYRRWFLLTPAALLLGAVVLELVVTPSNLWATKLVGQNALHCLTIIPILSLFTAVPLFLAMRQGAPENPGFAGIVAALASVGVASTLYASNCFDDSPLFVATWYPMATVIVATVGYFAGKHFLRW; encoded by the coding sequence TTGAAGACAAAAGACTTGATCAAGCTGATAGCGGAAGACACCCGGCGGCCCGTCAATCTGCGGCTTACTTTGCTTGCCGCTATTACGGGCGGCGCGTCGATTGCAGCCGCGGCTTTCTTTTCCGCAATCGGCTTCCGCCATGACATCGGACAGGCCATCGAAACGGTACGCTTTGTCTTCAAGTTCTTCGTTACACTTTCACTGCTCGCCACAGCGGCAGCGTTGCTTGCGCCAGTGATCCGGCCGGGCCAGGATCCGGTTTATCGGCGCTGGTTTCTGTTGACTCCGGCCGCCCTGTTGCTGGGTGCTGTTGTTCTCGAACTGGTCGTGACACCGTCCAACCTATGGGCCACCAAATTGGTTGGGCAGAACGCGCTGCATTGCCTCACCATCATCCCCATTCTATCTCTTTTCACGGCGGTTCCTTTGTTTCTCGCCATGCGCCAGGGTGCGCCCGAAAATCCGGGCTTTGCCGGCATTGTCGCGGCTTTGGCATCGGTCGGTGTCGCGTCAACTCTATATGCATCGAATTGCTTCGATGACAGCCCACTGTTTGTAGCGACTTGGTATCCAATGGCCACGGTGATCGTCGCCACGGTCGGATATTTTGCAGGAAAGCATTTCTTGCGCTGGTAG
- a CDS encoding DUF736 family protein, protein MATSVTFTGNPQREGSHRPHRKSLGQGPALPHLRRRRRTGPALQKRSEQDRDYLSVKLDDPSFPAPIYATLTEVEGEDGFQLICSRPNRD, encoded by the coding sequence ATGGCTACCAGCGTCACCTTCACCGGAAACCCTCAACGTGAAGGCTCGCATCGCCCGCATCGAAAATCCCTCGGACAAGGGCCCGCACTTCCGCATTTACGCAGGCGTCGTCGAACAGGGCCCGCCTTGCAGAAGCGCTCCGAGCAGGACCGTGACTACCTCTCGGTCAAGCTCGACGACCCTAGCTTTCCGGCTCCGATCTACGCGACGCTGACGGAAGTCGAGGGCGAAGATGGCTTCCAGCTCATCTGCTCGCGACCGAACCGGGACTGA
- a CDS encoding cytochrome b, translating to MGLRSTSSRYGAGAQAFHWLTVMLVLATYMLSKGDRYSLYSAAADGLRRIHETLGVLVFIVVVLQLLWRLIDGAPAKQPMARWMAAAAKLVKIALYALLVAIPATAVLGTWLEGLPVTLLGFDIAPQIAEAHGLGQSIMEIHATLGNVILWVAGVHAAAALFHHFYLRDEVFQSMAPGG from the coding sequence ATGGGTTTGCGCAGCACTTCCTCTCGCTACGGCGCCGGCGCCCAGGCCTTCCATTGGCTGACTGTCATGCTGGTTCTCGCCACCTATATGCTGAGCAAGGGCGATCGCTATTCGCTCTATTCCGCCGCCGCGGATGGGCTCCGCAGGATTCACGAGACGCTCGGGGTGCTCGTCTTCATTGTCGTCGTGCTGCAGCTGCTATGGCGGCTGATCGACGGTGCGCCCGCGAAGCAGCCGATGGCGCGATGGATGGCTGCGGCCGCGAAGCTCGTCAAAATCGCGCTTTATGCGCTCCTCGTCGCGATTCCGGCAACTGCGGTGCTCGGTACCTGGCTCGAGGGGCTTCCCGTCACCCTTCTCGGCTTCGACATCGCCCCCCAGATCGCGGAGGCGCATGGACTGGGGCAGTCGATCATGGAAATACACGCCACCCTCGGCAACGTCATCCTATGGGTTGCCGGCGTGCATGCAGCCGCGGCTCTCTTCCACCACTTCTATCTACGCGACGAAGTCTTTCAGTCGATGGCTCCGGGCGGATGA
- a CDS encoding TetR/AcrR family transcriptional regulator, whose translation MARPREFDEKEVLVLAVEHFWEHGYEATSIRDLAQAMGLTTASIYNAFGDKRAVYRKALDFYVEQSFVDRVGRFETKPPREAIEAFFGEIIQRSLGDTRRKGCMLVNSALEVAPHDPEFQRVISEVLIQVEAFFARCVLAGQRDGTIGSRQSAPDMGRALLGMLLGIRVLARTRPERDLLEGLVRPVFALLEPDAKKQLDPPVS comes from the coding sequence ATGGCGAGACCAAGGGAATTCGATGAAAAAGAGGTGCTTGTTCTCGCTGTTGAGCATTTCTGGGAGCACGGTTACGAGGCCACATCGATCCGCGACCTGGCGCAAGCGATGGGATTGACGACGGCGAGTATCTACAACGCTTTCGGTGACAAACGAGCCGTTTATCGCAAGGCACTCGATTTTTATGTCGAGCAAAGTTTTGTCGACAGAGTGGGGCGTTTCGAGACAAAGCCGCCACGCGAGGCCATCGAAGCGTTCTTCGGAGAGATCATCCAGCGATCGCTGGGGGATACCAGACGGAAGGGCTGCATGCTGGTCAACTCGGCCCTTGAGGTGGCACCACATGACCCGGAGTTTCAGCGCGTGATTTCGGAAGTCCTTATTCAGGTGGAAGCGTTCTTCGCGCGCTGTGTTCTTGCAGGTCAAAGGGATGGAACGATCGGTAGCCGCCAAAGCGCTCCGGACATGGGACGCGCACTTTTGGGCATGCTGCTCGGCATCCGGGTCCTTGCGCGAACGCGACCCGAGAGAGACCTCCTGGAGGGACTCGTGAGGCCGGTGTTTGCGTTACTCGAACCTGATGCCAAAAAGCAGTTGGACCCTCCTGTTTCATGA
- a CDS encoding sigma-70 family RNA polymerase sigma factor yields MKNLAREEKWASWMRSAIAGDKHAYHNLLTAMTPRLRVMARKRCELFGAPASEAEDVVQEVLLAIHLKRGTWDPKRPLGPWLSAIVRNKLVDSLRRRGRQISVPLEDVIATLESDDRVDPSDRMDIETILGGLRDPQRTILQSISIEGSSVRETAERLKMTEVAVRVSLHRALKALAALYSERTT; encoded by the coding sequence ATGAAGAATCTGGCGCGCGAAGAGAAATGGGCATCCTGGATGCGTTCAGCGATAGCGGGTGATAAACATGCCTATCATAACTTGCTGACGGCCATGACGCCCCGGCTGAGGGTGATGGCCCGTAAACGATGTGAACTCTTTGGCGCGCCGGCGAGCGAGGCTGAAGACGTCGTGCAAGAAGTGCTTTTGGCAATCCATCTCAAGCGAGGAACCTGGGATCCGAAGCGCCCATTGGGGCCGTGGCTGTCGGCCATTGTTCGCAATAAGCTCGTGGACAGCCTGCGCCGTCGCGGGCGGCAGATAAGCGTCCCGTTGGAGGACGTCATCGCTACACTCGAGAGTGACGATCGCGTCGACCCGTCCGACAGGATGGACATTGAGACAATTCTCGGCGGTCTCAGAGATCCGCAGCGGACGATCCTCCAGTCGATCTCGATTGAAGGCTCGAGCGTGCGGGAAACCGCCGAACGCCTCAAAATGACGGAGGTCGCGGTTCGTGTCTCCTTGCACCGGGCGTTGAAGGCGTTGGCCGCCCTTTATTCGGAGCGCACAACATGA